From Mucilaginibacter gotjawali:
GTATCAGCTCAACTTCCAGTTCGCCGCTGAGTAATTGCCTTTCAAATTCAGCGTTCTCCCCTACATAAGACGAGATCATTTTTTTTACCTGCCGTTGTTTGAGCATCAGGCCGATACCAAAATCATCCACGCCAGCATTGTTGGAAATGCAGGTGAGGTTTTTTGTCCCCTTTTTCACCAGGGCGGCTATGCATTTTTCGGGCAGGCCACACATTCCGAAGCCACCCAGCATTAAGGTCATGCCATCTCCTATATCGTGGATAGCTTCATCAGCGCCATTAACTACTTTGTTCATTTTTGATAATTGGTTGCGGTAAAGTTAGGTGTTTTGATGCAAGGATGATAGTTATGGTTTATTGTTTTAATTATGCAAATTTGCCCCGATTTATAATTATTGATATCATGGTCAATCAACAATCTACATCTCACATCTTAATGATCCGGCCGGTAAATTTTGGCTTTAATGAAGAGACTGCCGGAAGCAATGCTTTTCAGAAACGAAATACCGATAAAAACAGCGCAAATGAACAGGCGCAATGGGAGTTTGATGGAATGGTGAATATACTCCGCGAAAATGGTGTGGATGTTACCGTTGTTGACGATACGCCTGATCCATACACCCCGGATTCTATATTTCCCAACAACTGGATCTCCTTTCATCACGATGGCGATATATTTTTATACCCGATGCAGGCTGAAAACCGCAGGCTTGAACGACGGGAAGACATCATTGCACAACTGGAAGATGTATTTGAGGTTAAACATATTACTGACCTGAGTGGCTTTGAACAGGAAAGCAAATTCCTGGAGGGAACCGGCAGTATGGTGCTCGACAGGGTTAGTAAAATTGCCTATGCCTGCATATCACCAAGAACCGACCGGGAAGTGCTGGCTTTATTTTGTGAACAGGC
This genomic window contains:
- the ctlX gene encoding citrulline utilization hydrolase CtlX, translating into MVNQQSTSHILMIRPVNFGFNEETAGSNAFQKRNTDKNSANEQAQWEFDGMVNILRENGVDVTVVDDTPDPYTPDSIFPNNWISFHHDGDIFLYPMQAENRRLERREDIIAQLEDVFEVKHITDLSGFEQESKFLEGTGSMVLDRVSKIAYACISPRTDREVLALFCEQAGYKEVSFHAYDEYHMAIYHTNVLMCIGSGFAVICLDSITDSDEKNAVTSILKLTHKEIISISFEQMNQFAGNMLEVKNKDGETLIVMSQNAFNALDDEQKGALEKYGKLVYADINTIETNGGGSARCMMAEVHLPESR